One window of the Triticum dicoccoides isolate Atlit2015 ecotype Zavitan chromosome 3B, WEW_v2.0, whole genome shotgun sequence genome contains the following:
- the LOC119281173 gene encoding NAC transcription factor NAM-B1-like — protein MEEGFVFRGCELPPGFRFQPTDQEIIVCYLKRKVASAASAVASAVTSIIADVDIYKFDPWELPDKAQFGEGEWFFFSPRDRKYPNGARPNRTAGSGYWKATGTDKPILAAGGARCLGVKKALVFYQGRSPRGTKTEWVMHEYRLLHADAGAATRHKPHDSMRLDDWVLCRVRKKGVAVAPDMDGNPGAPSHAEVQAIDSTTAAAHGAFGDDWTDGQLLQYLMSGGSGQVDGAGAISVAAGHVHDGARRESAPEVHLASVLENIKRDLSFHAMDDVYFLQPSKRANCMGGGAGHHTDGDQLSPPTSLSMFEDD, from the exons ATGGAAGAAGGTTTTGTGTTTCGGGGGTGCGAGCTGCCGCCGGGATTCCGGTTCCAGCCCACGGACCAGGAGATCATCGTCTGCTACCTCAAGAGGAAGGTCGCCTCCGCCGCCTCTGCCGTTGCCTCCGCCGTCACCTCCATCATCGCCGACGTCGACATCTACAAGTTCGACCCGTGGGAACTGCCCG ACAAGGCGCAGTTCGGGGAGGGGGAGTGGTTCTTCTTCAGCCCGAGGGACCGCAAGTACCCCAACGGCGCGCGGCCCAACCGCACGGCGGGCTCGGGGTACTGGAAGGCCACCGGCACCGACAAGCCGATCCTGGCTGCCGGCGGCGCGCGCTGCCTCGGGGTCAAGAAGGCGCTCGTCTTCTACCAGGGCCGCTCCCCGCGGGGCACCAAGACTGAGTGGGTCATGCACGAGTACCGCCTCCTCCACGCCGACGCCGGCGCCGCCACCCGTCACAAGCCCCACGACTCCATGAGG CTGGACGACTGGGTCCTGTGCCGCGTCCGCAAGAAGGGCGTCGCCGTCGCGCCGGACATGGATGGCAACCCCGGAGCGCCGAGCCACGCGGAGGTTCAGGCAATTGATAGTACCACCGCAGCCGCGCACGGCGCCTTCGGCGACGACTGGACCGACGGCCAGCTCCTGCAGTACCTGATGAGCGGCGGATCCGGACAGGTCGACGGTGCCGGCGCCATCAGCGTGGCGGCGGGCCACGTCCATGACGGTGCGCGACGCGAGAGTGCGCCGGAGGTACATCTGGCGTCAGTGCTGGAGAACATCAAGAGGGACCTCTCGTTCCATGCCATGGACGACGTGTATTTCCTCCAGCCCAGCAAGCGGGCCAACTGCATGGGAGGAGGTGCGGGCCACCACACCGACGGCGACCAGCTGTCGCCGCCGACGTCCTTGTCCATGTTCGAGGACGATTAG